Proteins encoded within one genomic window of Cryptosporangium minutisporangium:
- a CDS encoding penicillin-binding protein codes for MKLPQDRTLANVVSLVLCGILAGVVIAAAAFPAVGVSGLTAKSASDSFSDLPAEIKIPPVPQVSILYASNGKTEIARFYDENRRNVKLGDVAPVMRQAIVAAEDNRFYDHQGVDARGIVRAFVRNQSNGQVTQGASTLTQQYVRSILKYGATNSEELRLATEDTAGRKLREMRYAIALEKELSKDQILENYLNITYFGNQGYGIYAASWVYFSKPPSELTLAEAAMIAGMAQNPTQYNPVENKQFGTKPAEDRREYVLNQMVKLKYITQAEADAAKKGDLGLNPKAQAQSCENGNTAYGFFCGWFLDWWKSNPKFGKTRTEREDDLRKGGYKIVSSLDVRMQKAAQQQIDERLDVNSRFATGIVMVEPGTGRVKAMAINRKYGIPKNQGKKTYPYTVNPLLSGSNVSPGYQAGSTFKMFTAVAALEKNIPLSNTIYAQDRYVSQYNGGCKTGPKYCPKNASPTMKGLQTMSSAFGESANTYFIPLEEQVSVKAAVSAAEKLGVEFRASVDVKNKRDAQTDPTAWGSFTLGTAQVSPLDMATAYATIAARGKYCAPLPLNKIADQEGKPLPELSNPTCKQTIPKQVADAAADMARCPVGDNSMVGLSCTHPGGGRTAASVGRVIDRPVAGKTGTTDDNNAAWFVGFTPNLAAAGFLANPDKYLDSVPNTQIPIDATRDALNIALQKLPVKQFIAPTSKLAYGVRVTVPDTTGDSVDSATRKLREAGFEVRLSPTRVSSDIGEGRVARTDPAGGSDSTKGSVVTIVLSNGQPPEPEKPDPSEPGEDPGDQIRDQICSTNPALPMCQTEPGGN; via the coding sequence GTGAAGTTGCCTCAGGACCGCACGCTCGCCAATGTCGTCTCACTGGTGCTCTGCGGAATCCTCGCCGGCGTAGTGATCGCCGCCGCCGCGTTCCCCGCGGTGGGCGTGTCCGGTTTAACCGCTAAGTCGGCTTCGGATTCCTTCAGTGACCTGCCGGCCGAGATCAAGATCCCTCCCGTGCCGCAGGTCTCGATTCTTTACGCGAGCAACGGTAAGACAGAGATCGCCCGGTTCTACGACGAAAACCGGCGGAACGTGAAGCTCGGCGACGTCGCACCAGTGATGCGACAGGCGATCGTGGCCGCCGAGGACAACCGGTTCTACGATCACCAGGGTGTCGACGCCCGGGGCATCGTCCGCGCGTTCGTGCGGAACCAGAGCAACGGCCAGGTCACCCAGGGCGCTTCCACGCTGACCCAGCAGTACGTGCGGTCGATCCTGAAGTACGGCGCGACCAACTCCGAAGAACTCCGCCTGGCCACCGAGGACACGGCCGGCCGGAAGCTGCGCGAGATGCGGTACGCGATCGCGCTGGAGAAGGAACTCTCCAAGGACCAGATCCTGGAGAATTACCTCAACATCACGTACTTCGGTAACCAGGGCTACGGCATCTACGCCGCGTCGTGGGTGTACTTCAGCAAGCCGCCGTCGGAGCTGACTCTCGCGGAAGCCGCGATGATCGCCGGGATGGCGCAGAACCCGACCCAGTACAACCCGGTCGAAAACAAGCAGTTCGGCACCAAGCCGGCGGAAGACCGGCGCGAGTACGTGCTGAACCAGATGGTGAAGCTGAAGTACATCACCCAGGCCGAGGCGGACGCCGCGAAGAAGGGCGACCTCGGGCTGAACCCGAAGGCCCAGGCGCAGTCCTGCGAGAACGGGAACACCGCCTACGGGTTCTTCTGCGGCTGGTTCCTCGACTGGTGGAAGTCGAACCCGAAGTTCGGCAAGACGCGCACCGAGCGTGAGGACGACCTCCGCAAGGGCGGCTACAAGATCGTGTCGTCCCTCGACGTCCGGATGCAGAAGGCGGCGCAGCAGCAGATCGACGAGCGGCTGGACGTGAACAGCCGCTTCGCGACCGGAATCGTGATGGTCGAGCCGGGTACCGGTCGGGTCAAGGCGATGGCGATCAACCGCAAGTACGGCATCCCCAAGAACCAGGGCAAGAAGACCTACCCGTACACCGTGAATCCGCTGCTCTCCGGTTCCAACGTGTCCCCGGGTTACCAGGCCGGATCGACGTTCAAGATGTTCACCGCGGTCGCGGCACTGGAGAAGAACATCCCGCTGAGCAACACGATCTACGCGCAGGACCGGTACGTGTCGCAGTACAACGGCGGGTGCAAGACCGGCCCCAAGTACTGCCCGAAGAACGCGTCGCCCACGATGAAAGGGCTGCAGACGATGTCGAGCGCGTTCGGCGAGTCGGCTAACACCTACTTCATCCCGTTGGAGGAGCAGGTCTCGGTCAAGGCCGCGGTCAGCGCCGCCGAGAAGCTCGGCGTCGAGTTCCGGGCCAGCGTCGACGTGAAGAACAAGCGTGATGCGCAGACCGATCCGACCGCATGGGGATCGTTCACGCTCGGCACCGCGCAGGTCTCGCCGCTCGACATGGCGACCGCCTACGCGACGATCGCGGCGCGCGGCAAATACTGCGCACCGCTGCCGCTCAACAAGATCGCCGACCAGGAGGGCAAGCCGCTCCCCGAGCTGTCCAACCCGACCTGCAAGCAGACGATCCCGAAGCAGGTCGCGGACGCGGCTGCCGACATGGCCCGGTGCCCGGTGGGTGACAACTCGATGGTCGGCCTGTCGTGCACGCACCCCGGCGGCGGTCGTACCGCGGCCAGCGTCGGCCGGGTGATCGATCGGCCGGTGGCCGGCAAGACCGGTACCACCGACGACAACAACGCGGCCTGGTTCGTCGGCTTCACGCCGAACCTCGCGGCCGCTGGCTTCCTCGCGAACCCGGACAAGTACCTCGACTCGGTACCGAACACGCAGATCCCGATCGACGCCACCCGCGACGCACTGAACATCGCACTCCAGAAGCTGCCGGTGAAGCAGTTCATCGCGCCGACGAGCAAGCTGGCCTACGGCGTGCGGGTGACGGTGCCGGACACGACCGGCGACTCGGTGGACTCCGCGACCCGCAAGCTCCGGGAGGCGGGCTTCGAGGTACGGCTGTCGCCGACCCGGGTGAGCTCCGACATCGGCGAGGGCCGGGTGGCCCGGACCGATCCGGCCGGAGGCAGCGACAGCACGAAGGGCAGCGTCGTCACGATCGTGTTGAGCAACGGGCAGCCACCGGAACCGGAGAAGCCGGATCCCAGTGAGCCTGGTGAGGATCCGGGCGACCAGATCCGGGACCAGATCTGCTCCACCAACCCCGCACTGCCGATGTGTCAGACCGAACCCGGCGGTAACTAG
- a CDS encoding GatB/YqeY domain-containing protein: protein MSTAAGGLKTRLSTDLTTAMKARDELVTSTLRMALTAIRNEEVAGKAARELSDDEVLRVLTREAKKRVEAAEAFASGGRADRADRERAEGEVLSRYLPTQLGDEELSAVVAAALGEAGVTDVKQMGKAMKAVQAAVAGRAQGGRVAAEVKRQLSA, encoded by the coding sequence ATGAGCACTGCTGCGGGCGGCCTGAAGACCCGCCTCTCGACCGACCTCACGACCGCGATGAAAGCAAGGGACGAACTGGTCACCTCGACGTTGCGAATGGCGCTCACTGCGATCCGCAACGAGGAGGTGGCCGGAAAGGCCGCTCGTGAGCTCTCTGACGACGAAGTGCTCCGGGTGCTTACCCGGGAAGCCAAGAAGCGCGTTGAGGCCGCTGAGGCCTTTGCGTCGGGCGGACGGGCCGATCGTGCGGACCGGGAGCGCGCCGAGGGTGAAGTTCTCTCCCGCTACCTGCCGACGCAGCTGGGCGACGAGGAGCTGTCCGCCGTCGTCGCGGCGGCGCTCGGCGAGGCCGGCGTCACCGACGTCAAGCAGATGGGGAAGGCCATGAAGGCGGTTCAGGCCGCCGTGGCGGGCCGGGCGCAGGGTGGCCGGGTGGCCGCCGAGGTGAAGCGCCAGCTCTCCGCCTGA
- a CDS encoding metallophosphoesterase has translation MKWGTRLSLGVVGAGAATVVYASAFERRRWTLRRFDVPVLAQDAEPLRILHVSDLHMLPGQHGKQEWVRSLNALDPDFVALTGDNLSSPDAVPAVLDALGPLLGRPGAFVFGSNDYYGPVPKNPFKYFNKHHKRTHGPELPWTDLRDALAEAGWADLTNAKASVVAGGRTIELGGVDDPHLKLDDYPAIAGALDPAADLHLGLVHAPEPRVLDQFATDGYDLVLAGHTHGGQLRVPGYGALVTNCGIERDLARGAHRWNGDTWIHVSAGMGTSPYAPIRFACPPEVSLLTLVPRPEHGARDTRAQQAAGVS, from the coding sequence ATGAAGTGGGGTACCCGTCTGTCACTGGGCGTGGTCGGCGCTGGCGCGGCGACCGTGGTGTACGCGTCGGCCTTCGAGCGGCGACGGTGGACGCTCCGCCGGTTCGACGTCCCGGTGCTCGCCCAGGACGCCGAACCGCTCCGCATCCTGCACGTGTCCGATCTGCACATGCTCCCGGGCCAGCACGGCAAGCAGGAGTGGGTCCGCAGCCTGAACGCGCTGGACCCCGACTTCGTCGCACTCACCGGCGACAACCTCTCGTCGCCGGACGCCGTTCCCGCGGTGCTCGACGCGCTCGGACCGCTGCTCGGGCGTCCCGGAGCGTTCGTCTTCGGCTCTAACGACTACTACGGGCCGGTCCCGAAGAACCCGTTCAAGTACTTCAACAAGCACCACAAGCGGACGCACGGCCCCGAACTGCCGTGGACCGACCTCCGCGACGCCCTGGCCGAAGCCGGCTGGGCCGACCTCACGAACGCGAAGGCCTCGGTCGTCGCTGGCGGCCGCACGATCGAACTCGGCGGCGTCGACGACCCGCACCTCAAGCTCGACGACTACCCGGCCATCGCCGGCGCCCTCGACCCGGCGGCCGATCTCCACCTCGGGCTGGTCCACGCACCGGAGCCGCGGGTCCTCGATCAGTTCGCCACCGACGGGTACGACCTGGTGCTCGCCGGACACACCCACGGCGGCCAGCTGCGCGTGCCGGGCTACGGGGCGCTGGTCACCAACTGCGGCATCGAACGTGATCTCGCTCGCGGTGCCCACCGTTGGAACGGGGACACCTGGATCCACGTTTCCGCAGGTATGGGCACCTCTCCGTACGCTCCGATCCGGTTCGCGTGCCCACCGGAGGTGAGCCTGCTCACGCTCGTACCGCGACCGGAGCACGGGGCACGCGATACCCGCGCGCAACAGGCCGCGGGCGTCAGTTAG
- a CDS encoding type II toxin-antitoxin system VapC family toxin, translating into MFLLDTNVVSELRKAKAGKADKNVVDWAAGAAASSMFISAVTVQELEVGVLLTERRDSAQGAVLRRWLEAQVLLAFAERVLPVDTAVALRSAALHVPDPQPIRDSLIAATALVHGMPVVTRNVSDFAPTGVEVINPWQADT; encoded by the coding sequence ATGTTCCTGCTCGATACGAACGTCGTCTCCGAACTGCGGAAGGCCAAGGCGGGCAAGGCCGACAAGAACGTCGTCGACTGGGCTGCCGGTGCCGCAGCGAGCAGCATGTTCATCTCGGCGGTTACGGTTCAGGAGCTGGAAGTCGGGGTCCTCCTGACCGAGCGGCGAGATTCGGCGCAGGGGGCGGTGCTGCGTCGCTGGCTGGAAGCGCAGGTTTTGCTGGCCTTCGCAGAGCGGGTTCTCCCGGTGGACACCGCCGTAGCCCTGCGCAGCGCTGCGCTGCACGTCCCCGACCCGCAACCCATCCGGGACTCGCTGATCGCGGCGACCGCACTCGTGCACGGGATGCCGGTCGTGACCCGAAACGTGTCCGATTTCGCGCCTACGGGCGTGGAGGTCATCAACCCGTGGCAGGCCGACACCTGA
- a CDS encoding type II toxin-antitoxin system Phd/YefM family antitoxin, giving the protein MAITTLSSREFNQDTGRAKNAARSGPVFITDRGRPAHVLLTFDEYQRLTGSHDSIVDLLGVPVDEAEVELETTTSRDVARPADLS; this is encoded by the coding sequence ATGGCCATCACTACGTTGTCGAGTCGCGAGTTCAACCAGGACACCGGCCGGGCGAAGAACGCGGCTCGCAGTGGTCCGGTCTTCATCACCGACCGCGGTCGCCCGGCTCATGTGCTGCTGACCTTCGACGAGTATCAGCGGTTGACCGGCAGTCACGACAGCATTGTCGACCTGCTCGGCGTCCCCGTGGACGAGGCGGAGGTCGAGTTGGAGACCACTACTTCGCGTGACGTCGCCCGGCCAGCGGACTTGAGCTGA
- a CDS encoding BLUF domain-containing protein has protein sequence MPLSQLVYTSEARSLGVGGIQRILEQARAGNWRAKVTGVLIFDGTHFCQCLEGDREQVTALFCKIAADPRHARVCLVTVADVEERDFPNWSMGCVPSDSPDVQATLSEFRPTAEFDPEHLLSPSATALMKRMRDLQRTGIIQKLRR, from the coding sequence ATGCCGCTCTCGCAACTCGTGTACACCAGCGAGGCACGAAGTCTCGGCGTAGGAGGCATCCAGAGGATCCTCGAGCAGGCCCGCGCGGGGAACTGGCGAGCCAAGGTAACCGGCGTACTAATCTTCGACGGCACTCACTTCTGCCAGTGCCTCGAGGGTGACCGAGAACAGGTCACGGCACTGTTCTGCAAGATCGCGGCGGATCCCCGCCACGCCAGGGTCTGCCTCGTCACCGTTGCCGACGTGGAGGAACGCGATTTCCCCAACTGGAGCATGGGTTGTGTGCCCAGCGACTCTCCGGACGTGCAAGCCACGCTGAGCGAGTTCCGCCCAACCGCGGAATTCGATCCAGAACATCTGCTGTCACCGTCGGCCACCGCCCTGATGAAGCGCATGCGCGACCTGCAGCGCACGGGAATCATCCAGAAGCTTCGCCGGTAA
- a CDS encoding type II toxin-antitoxin system VapC family toxin translates to MGRRLILDTNVLIAYERNTLDRNSLDNDELAVAAVTIAEYRVGIELADTVARAADRARALAAIIANIEVLEYTETTAVHHARLIAQVRRAGTPRGAHDLIIAAHSSETGRIIVSRDAAARFGDLPNVLATQPD, encoded by the coding sequence GTGGGCCGACGCCTGATCCTCGATACCAACGTCCTCATCGCCTATGAACGAAATACGCTCGACCGGAACTCCCTCGACAACGACGAGTTGGCGGTGGCAGCGGTCACCATCGCCGAGTACCGGGTCGGTATCGAGCTGGCGGACACCGTGGCACGCGCCGCTGACCGTGCGCGCGCCCTCGCTGCGATCATCGCCAATATAGAAGTCCTGGAGTACACCGAAACTACGGCTGTCCATCACGCTCGCCTCATAGCGCAGGTCCGACGTGCTGGGACGCCACGGGGCGCGCATGACTTGATCATCGCGGCCCACTCCTCGGAAACTGGACGGATCATTGTCAGCCGAGACGCCGCAGCGCGCTTCGGTGACCTACCCAACGTCCTGGCCACACAACCCGACTGA
- a CDS encoding type II toxin-antitoxin system prevent-host-death family antitoxin: MRTISATEASRKFSDLLDAIERGETVTVTRGNRAVAEIRPAHRRTGRDLRQALAETSPPDERFEADIADALTYVANDRTDPWADA; this comes from the coding sequence ATGAGAACCATCTCCGCTACGGAGGCGTCTCGGAAGTTCTCGGACCTTCTCGATGCAATCGAGCGTGGGGAGACCGTCACCGTGACGCGCGGAAACCGCGCGGTCGCCGAAATCCGTCCAGCGCATCGCCGGACCGGCCGGGATCTTCGGCAGGCACTGGCCGAGACTTCGCCGCCGGACGAGCGGTTCGAGGCAGATATTGCTGACGCTCTCACCTATGTCGCCAACGACCGGACGGACCCGTGGGCCGACGCCTGA
- a CDS encoding glutaminase — translation MAKPFVFALVCDVLGAQNVRRRLGVNATGLPFNSLAAVELGPDGRTNPLVNAGAIAIASLAPGDTHEARWTFLHEGPLRVRRPSADARRGGLRVGLGHQPPQPRAGRPTGELPVGCEPTQAVDLYTRQSCLRVTAVDLATMGATLANGGIRPGSTDRVVDTAVCHFALAVMATAGLYESSGDWLYDVGVPGKSGIGGGIVVVSPGKGALATFAPPLDGFGNSIRGQLAARYLSHRLGLTLFASEPTP, via the coding sequence GTGGCGAAGCCGTTCGTCTTCGCCCTTGTTTGCGACGTCCTCGGTGCGCAGAACGTCCGGCGGCGGCTCGGCGTCAACGCCACCGGCCTGCCGTTCAACTCGCTCGCGGCCGTCGAACTCGGTCCGGACGGACGGACCAACCCACTGGTCAACGCGGGAGCGATCGCCATCGCCAGCCTCGCACCCGGCGACACCCACGAGGCCCGGTGGACGTTCCTGCACGAGGGCCCTCTCCGCGTTCGCCGGCCGTCCGCTGACGCTCGACGAGGAGGTCTACGCGTCGGCCTCGGCCACCAACCACCGCAACCGCGCGCTGGCCGACCTACTGGAGAGCTACCGGTGGGCTGCGAACCCACCCAAGCGGTCGACCTGTACACCCGGCAGAGCTGTCTACGGGTGACGGCGGTGGACCTCGCGACGATGGGTGCGACGCTGGCCAACGGTGGCATCCGTCCGGGCAGCACCGACCGGGTCGTGGACACGGCGGTCTGCCACTTCGCGCTCGCGGTGATGGCCACGGCCGGGCTTTACGAGTCGTCCGGCGACTGGTTGTACGACGTCGGGGTGCCCGGAAAGAGCGGTATCGGTGGCGGCATCGTCGTCGTCTCGCCGGGCAAGGGCGCCCTGGCGACGTTCGCTCCACCGCTCGACGGTTTCGGGAACAGCATCCGGGGTCAGCTCGCGGCCCGATACCTCTCGCATCGCCTCGGGCTCACGTTGTTCGCCTCGGAGCCCACTCCATGA
- a CDS encoding SecDF P1 head subdomain-containing protein translates to MDPVGGPSPDRVDSPDVSTPAQPGVVPPTPAPPGTVPPASRSTSLRTVRLVGGLVALLILTMVAGCVGLVLWVGPPPDPRDGEEPGPLTFCCELAAPLRIAPVVRIDPGPCTGGSLPTRAAGDGCFVLDQGYMTVQSVERLSPVLDKGETDDRGDDRWVLELEFVDRDAAAFEQLTRQSVGKQLALVLDGRVLMAPQVAEPITGNELQISGNFTKYDVDTIFNQLTGG, encoded by the coding sequence GTGGATCCCGTCGGTGGCCCGTCTCCCGACCGCGTCGACTCGCCCGATGTCTCGACGCCCGCGCAGCCGGGCGTCGTCCCCCCGACGCCCGCACCGCCGGGCACCGTTCCCCCGGCGAGCCGGAGTACCAGCCTCAGAACCGTGCGGCTCGTCGGCGGCCTCGTCGCGTTGCTGATCCTGACCATGGTCGCGGGCTGCGTCGGGCTGGTGTTATGGGTCGGACCTCCGCCCGACCCCCGCGACGGGGAGGAGCCCGGTCCCCTCACGTTCTGCTGCGAGCTCGCTGCGCCGCTGCGGATCGCGCCGGTCGTCCGCATCGACCCGGGACCCTGCACGGGTGGCAGCCTTCCCACACGTGCCGCGGGCGATGGGTGCTTTGTCCTTGATCAGGGCTATATGACCGTGCAATCGGTCGAGCGGCTCTCCCCCGTGCTCGACAAGGGCGAGACCGACGATCGTGGCGACGACCGGTGGGTACTGGAGCTGGAGTTCGTGGACCGGGACGCCGCCGCGTTCGAGCAGCTGACCAGGCAGTCGGTGGGCAAGCAGCTCGCGCTGGTGCTCGACGGCAGGGTGCTGATGGCTCCGCAGGTCGCCGAGCCGATCACCGGCAACGAGCTGCAGATCAGCGGAAACTTCACCAAGTACGACGTCGACACGATCTTCAACCAGCTGACTGGCGGCTGA